Proteins encoded together in one Candidatus Eisenbacteria bacterium window:
- a CDS encoding LysM peptidoglycan-binding domain-containing protein, with translation MRGAMVLLALMIALGGCTRPPHPTRVVDVSKGQYYTNDEIKGLTQAERDEYCRSIDKEIGRHHDDADRLQRGADSLGAVIDSLKAVNAGLVNQVRDLDNEIRQLRLARRAATSYLVKSGETLQSISAQVYGKTERWKEIYEANKDLISDPAKPLKPGIRLTIPAM, from the coding sequence ATGCGCGGCGCGATGGTCCTTCTGGCCCTGATGATCGCCCTGGGTGGCTGTACGAGGCCGCCGCATCCGACCCGAGTGGTGGATGTCTCCAAGGGGCAGTACTACACCAATGACGAGATCAAGGGCCTCACGCAGGCCGAGCGCGATGAGTACTGCCGGTCTATCGACAAAGAGATCGGCCGCCATCACGACGACGCCGACCGCCTCCAGCGTGGCGCGGACTCCCTCGGGGCCGTCATCGACTCGTTGAAGGCCGTCAACGCCGGTCTCGTCAACCAGGTTCGGGATCTCGACAACGAGATCCGCCAGCTCCGCCTCGCCCGTCGTGCCGCAACGTCCTATCTCGTCAAGTCGGGCGAGACGCTTCAGTCGATCAGCGCGCAGGTCTACGGCAAGACCGAGCGCTGGAAAGAGATCTACGAAGCCAACAAGGATCTCATCAGCGACCCCGCGAAACCGCTCAAGCCGGGCATCCGCCTGACGATTCCAGCGATGTAG